In Toxotes jaculatrix isolate fToxJac2 chromosome 11, fToxJac2.pri, whole genome shotgun sequence, a single genomic region encodes these proteins:
- the LOC121189199 gene encoding zinc finger protein 3 homolog — translation MPHSCAVKTCGNKARTGACLSFHRLPVREPERLKLWLFALNIDVNTPREQLRKYIVCSEHFVPEDYTANGQPRTGAMHRFLTPTAVPTVGVWSWKPARSVTEDSENDRARSASLDSHSPEDTKLVSDDLSPSLRQSDIKVEQVPVPEETEIKEERVDQCISPDMEAHTLKNAEVRCVKSEPTAKCELFPSPSAVTGSLNDGTDDKWNESDGSASPHQSHGIEVLVELEQPQKEEKSCHICGKSFRRDSYLIRHVDKSHKGHKAFKCLECSKEFDQRYQLILHIRSHTGEKPFSCDYCGKAFVQNSSRLAHMRVHTGEKPYFCSKCGKSFATSNHFKFCKMQNERRITPEKGRSDEDQREEKAFKCFECNKEFDKNHQLVRHVRVHTGEKPFSCDFCGKTFTQNSNRIVHMRQHTGEKPYFCNKCGKRFASSHHLKLCTGKQHKSSSKLFRCTTCGRNFHTDSNLKVHMEVHESWQRHISEKLQGQELEEKRLKAV, via the exons ATGCCTCACTCCTGCGCTGTGAAGACCTGCGGGAATAAAGCGAGGACCGGGGCTTGTTTGTCGTTTCACCGGCTTCCAGTGAGGGAACCCGAGCGGCTCAAACTGTGGCTGTTTGCCCTGAACATCGATGTAAATACTCCCCGGGAGCAGCTGAGGAAATACATAGTGTGCTCGGAGCATTTTGTTCCGGAGGACTACACGGCGAACGGACAGCCGAGGACCGGCGCGATGCACCGGTTTCTGACGCCGACGGCTGTGCCGACCGTCGGAGTGTGGTCCTGGAAACCAGCGCGAAGTGTGACGGAG GATTCAGAAAACGACAGGGCCAGGTCTGCATCATTGGATTCCCATTCCCCTGAAG ACACCAAACTGGTCTCTGACGATCTGTCTCCCTCACTGCGGCAGAGCGACATTAAGGTGGAGCAGGTTCCCGTCCCGGAGGAGACAGAGATCAAAGAGGAGCGAGTCGATCAATGCATCAGTCCAGACATGGAGGCTCATACACTGAAAAATGCTGAAGTCAGGTGTGTTAAATCAGAGCCAACCGCTAAATGTGAGCTCTTCCCGTCTCCCAGTGCTGTAACTGGGAGTCTGAACGATGGCACCGACGACAAATGGAATGAGAGTGACGGTTCTGCGTCGCCTCATCAGAGTCACGGGATCGAAGTCCTTGTGGAACTGGAACAGCCTCAGAAGGAAGAGAAGTCTTGCCATATTTGTGGTAAAAGTTTTAGGAGGGACTCTTATCTGATAAGACATGTAGACAAGAGTCACAAAGGACACAAAGCTTTTAAATGCCTGGAGTGCAGCAAGGAGTTTGACCAACGCTACCAGCTCATTCTGCATATTAGAAGTCACACAGGGGAAAAACCCTTTAGCTGTGATTACTGTGGCAAAGCATTTGTTCAGAACTCAAGTCGTCTCGCTCACATGCGGGTTCATACAGGGGAAAAACCATATTTTTGTTCTAAGTGTGGAAAAAGTTTTGCCACAAGtaatcatttcaaattttgCAAAATGCAGAACGAGCGCAGAATCACGCCAGAAAAAGGGAGATCAGACGAGgatcagagagaggagaaggccTTTAAGTGCTTCGAATGCAACAAGGAGTTTGATAAAAACCACCAGCTTGTTCGGCACGTGAGAGTTCACACGGGTGAAAAGCCCTTCAGCTGCGATTTCTGTGGCAAAACGTTCACTCAGAATTCGAATCGTATCGTTCACATGAGACAGCACACTGGAGAGAAACCGTATTTTTGTAATAAATGTGGCAAGAGGTTTGCAAGCAGCCATCATCTCAAACTGTGCACGGGCAAGCAGCACAAAAGCTCCAGTAAGTTATTTCGCTGCACGACTTGTGGCAGAAACTTTCACACAGATTCAAACCTGAAGGTGCATATGGAGGTTCACGAGTCCTGGCAACGGCACATCAGTGAGAAACTGCAGGGACAGGAGCTGGAAGAGAAAAGACTTAAAGCAGTTTGA
- the LOC121189200 gene encoding zinc finger protein 37-like — protein sequence MSGTQLLRELVNERLAAAAEEIFGLVEKTIAEYQGAVVRSEREIMHLKQEIEQLTALKAEQSLFRADTQSVSEEAFPSQHPDQIPIVEENETHDPQEVKQEQVGLCMIPDLKADSSEDIKIKLTGSETTTQTDCQLFPTFSSITVTLDDDIDEDGDDEWNGSDGSGSSSCGPSHDGASFTEQEQEQSQRDKKTCRFCGKRFKRDSALIRHMDDVHRGEKAFECSECGKKFARRDHLAMHFRIHTGEKPHKCHFCKKSFAQSSNLNVHLRMHTGEKPYFCKSCGKMVAHTYHLKTCGTVKPNLEKSFRCLICGKKFHTALKLRAHTKIHEARKPHTNV from the exons ATGTCGGGGACgcagctgctcagagagctGGTCAACGAGCGGCTGGCAGCGGCCGCAGAGGAGATCTTCGGACTTGTTGAGAAGACGATAGCAGAGTATCAGGGTGCAGTTGTCCGCTCCGAGAGGGAAATCATGCACCTGAAGCAGGAGATCGAGCAGCTGACCGCTTTAAAAGCTGAGCAGTCTTTGTTCAGAGCAG ACACCCAGTCAGTCTCTGAGGAAGCGTTTCCTTCACAGCATCCAGACCAGATTCCCATTGTGGAGGAAAATGAGACCCATGACCCTCAGGAGGTCAAACAGGAGCAGGTGGGTCTCTGTATGATCCCAGACCTGAAGGCTGATTCCTCTGAGGATATAAAAATCAAGCTTACTGGATCAGAAACAACTACTCAGACAGACTGCCAGCTGTTCCCAACTTTCAGCTCTATAACTGTGACACTGGACGATGACATTGATGAGGACGGTGATGATGAATGGAATGGGAGTGACGGCTCAGGTTCGTCCTCTTGTGGTCCGAGTCATGACGGTGCTTCTTTTACggagcaggaacaggaacagtctcagagagacaagaagacTTGCCGTTTCTGTGGCAAGCGGTTTAAAAGGGACTCAGCTCTGATCAGACACATGGATGACGTTCACAGGGGAGAGAAGGCCTTCGAATGCTCTGAATGTGGCAAGAAATTTGCTCGTAGGGACCATCTGGCTATGCATTTTAGAATTCACACTGGGGAAAAGCCACACAAGTGCCATTTCTGTAAAAAATCATTTGCTCAAAGTTCAAATCTCAATGTTCACCTGAGGATGCACACCGGGGAAAAGCCATATTTTTGCAAATCATGTGGCAAAATGGTCGCCCACACCTATCATCTCAAAACGTGTGGCACTGTGAAGCCCAATTTGGAAAAGTCATTTCGCTGTTTGATATGTGGCAAAAAATTTCACACTGCTTTGAAGCTGAGGGCACACACGAAGATCCACGAAGCCAGGAAACCGCACACGAATGTGTAG
- the aftphb gene encoding aftiphilin, which produces MEPYIIPLHSSSPPPLDDDGGDGEAGSEDEEFGDFGGFSVGVSCFADSTEPPSSLRQPSLITKPATHQPTCSFNQLVEQSQSVSTENSGSSRGQVDVEGQGRNAESSLHLTNGYAEGDHNSGAQSASVVGTCSPKEETGFADFTVFTEQAAHPWCCGFSHLGGTELWAGGVEGTNLGNQACDPGHEVIMDSEPRAHCTTVKHCEKRDAALVQPSQDQHQPQEAAAALVFPSEQSHLREEDAGKHGDSLRDRRHGLNSIQTLEVQEDEESEKEGERSVSTFPQTLSVYESASEDLASTCDDFSFEGASADLEPNVSSLGSPEDHTESDQTDIEDEELENYRPCDSLVNSSMANLSQSEAEKDFHHCDQTATQETSATSNQSQSATWSEDKLADTNESSFEHHSNQECVQTADVSVQSLGSLPPSDSFADFCSAPTQEDGEASWAEFQDQGAQEEGKTWTQLRVSSHQTDGDAEEEPDRVGQYGVLRRNSGQASLSCRVQQLLWASFPEVMVPAVEGEEETLSLGALLHTRHLPESEEGKMPELSGAQWAQRGVWWPHQDVHSAIGLQFQWGGSHTNRTLLRCLGVDTRNIVFIGMKKQPVAVPAFASTLGMLEPIKDSVPVVCSPDTAVTAQAPPEPQDIPDPSTDSVQEALPSNQLDWSRRGLSSSQDGCSALNLDYFGPEEESKSSNCRSHSNSPPPGVDPELYELTISKLETTTNSCHLEDTLNRLMSTAERTSTSVRKPQQDEELSAEAGRVIAGLPNLSFMKAKVLMFPSVLVPKECSSSYRV; this is translated from the exons ATGGAGCCATACATCATACCCTtgcactcctcctctccccctccactGGATGATGACGGCGGCGATGGGGAGGCTGGATCAGAGGACGAGGAGTTTGGAGACTTTGGGGGATTTTCTGTCGGGGTGTCCTGCTTCGCTGATTCTACTGAGCCACCATCCAGCCTCAGACAGCCCTCTCTTATCACAAAGCCAGCTACGCATCAACCCACCTGCAGCTTTAATCAACTAGTTGAACAATCCCAATCTGTATCCACTGAGAACTCAGGTTCCAGCAGGGGCCAGGTTGATGTGGAAGGGCAGGGTCGTAATGCTGAATCATCTTTGCACCTCACAAACGGATATGCTGAAGGAGACCACAACTCAGGGGCTCAGAGTGCTTCTGTAGTTGGTACTTGCTCTCCCAAGGAGGAAACAGGGTTTGctgatttcactgtgtttacagAGCAGGCAGCACACCCCTGGTGCTGTGGCTTCTCTCACTTAGGCGGTACGGAGCTGTGGGCTGGCGGAGTGGAAGGAACAAACTTGGGTAATCAAGCCTGTGATCCAGGTCATGAGGTTATAATGGACTCTGAGCCCAGAGCTCATTGCACTACGGTCAAGCACTGTGAGAAAAGAGATGCAGCACTTGTGCAACCATCTCAGGACCAACATCAGCCtcaggaagctgcagcagctttggTATTTCCATCCGAACAGTCTCATCTTAGGGAGGAGGATGCAGGCAAGCATGGGGACAGTTTGAGGGACAGGAGGCATGGTTTAAATTCTATACAAACCTTGGAGGTACAAGAGGAtgaagagtcagagaaagaaggagagaggagcgtTTCTACTTTCCCCCAAACACTCAGTGTGTACGAGTCTGCTTCAGAGGACCTGGCATCCACCTGCGATGATTTCTCATTTGAGGGTGCTTCTGCTGACTTGGAACCAAATGTTTCATCTCTTGGTTCACCAGAGGATCATACTGAATCAGACCAGACTGATATTGAGGATGAAGAACTGGAAAACTACAGGCCTTGTGACTCTCTTGTCAACAGCAGCATGGCAAATCTCAGCCAGTCGGAGGCAGAGAAGGATTTTCATCATTGCGACCAAACTGCAACTCAGGAAACTTCTGCTACCTCCAACCAGTCACAATCTGCAACATGGTCAGAAGACAAATTGGCAGACACCAATGAGAGTAGTTTTGAGCATCACAGCAACCAAGAATGTGTCCAAACAGCTGATGTAAGCGTGCAGAGTCTGGGGAGCCTCCCACCGAGTGACAGTTTCGCGGATTTCTGCTCAGCGCCCACACAAGAGGATGGAGAAGCATCATGGGCGGAGTTCCAGGATCAGGGGGCtcaggaggagggaaaaactTGGACACAGTTAAGAGTCAGCAGCCATCAGACTGATGGGGATGCTGAGGAAGAACCAGACAGGGTGGGACAATATGGAGTTTTAAGGAGAAACAGTGGTCAG GCATCATTGTCCTGCCgtgtccagcagctcctctgggCCAGTTTCCCAGAGGTGATGGTCCCAGCTGTGGAAGGCGAGGAGGAGACGCTGAGCCTCGGTGCTCTGCTTCACACGCGACACCTCCCCGAGAGTGAGGAGGGGAAGATGCCAGAACTCAGCGGTGCTCAGTG GGCTCAGCGGGGTGTGTGGTGGCCACACCAAGATGTCCACAGTGCAATTGGCCTCCAGTTTCAGTGGGGTGGCTCCCATACAAACAGGACTCTGCTCAGGTGCCTCGGAGTGGACACGAGGAACATT GTGTTCATTGGCATGAAAAAGCAGCCAGTGGCTGTCCCCGCTTTTGCATCCACCCTG GGGATGCTAGAACCCATCAAAGATTCTGTGCCAGTTGTCTGTTCTCCAGACACAGCAGTCACAGCACAAGCACCTCCAGAGCCCCAGGACATCCCAGACCCCTCAACAGACTCAGTGCAG GAGGCACTCCCTTCCAACCAGCTGGACTGGAGCCGCCGTGGCCTTAGCAGCTCTCAGGACG gctgctctgctctcaaTCTGGATTATTTTGGTCCTGAGGAGGAGAGCAAGTCCAGCAACTGCAGAAGCCATAGCAACAGTCCTCCACCAG GCGTCGACCCTGAGCTGTATGAGTTGACCATCAGCAAACTGGAAACCACCACTAACAGCTGCCACCTAGAGGACACTTTGAATCGCCTTATGTCCACTGCAGAGAGGACCAGCACTTCAGTCAG GAAACCCCAGCAGGATGAAGAGCTGAGTGCGGAGGCTGGCAGGGTGATCGCTGGACTTCCTAACCTGTCCTTCATGAAGGCCAAGGTCCTTATGTTCCCAAGCGTCCTCGTACCCAAAGAATGTAGTTCCTCATACAGGGTTTAA